TTTATTGCTCAATTGATGGCGTTTTATGCTTTGGCATTAGATTTGGCATATCTCCGTCAGGCTATTTCGCCTACAGAATTACAGGAAATTATTGATGGGTTGCGGCAAATCCCCGGAGAAATTGAAGCAAATTTGGAAAAACAAGAGCATTCTATTGGGCAATTGGCTCATGATTTTGCAGAAACTAAAGATTTTATCTTTTTGGGGAGAGGGATTAATTTCCCTATTGCTTTGGAAGGGGCGCTGAAGTTAAAAGAAATCAGTTACATTCATGCAGAAGGATATCCAGCTGGAGAAATGAAGCACGGACCGATCGCTTTGTTGGAGGCAAAAGTGCCAGTTGTTGCGATCGCAATGCCTGGTAGTGTTTATGAAAAAGTGATTTCTAACTCTCAAGAAGCGAAAGCCCGTGATTCTCGTTTAATTGGCGTGACACCAGTGAATGATGGAGAAGCAGGAGAAATTTTTAATGATATTCTCCCTGTTTCTCATGTTAATGAATTGCTGTCTCCCATTCTCACAGTCATTCCTTTACAATTGCTGGCTTATCATATTGCAGCACTTCGCGGTTTGGATGTGGATCAGCCGAGGAATTTAGCGAAGTCTGTGACTGTGGAGTAAGACGCAGGTAGGGGCGCAAGGCATTTATGGATGAATAATTCGGTTGAACAATAAATAGAAAGGTTGAATAATAACTCCTGAAATAGTACGATTTCATTCATGAAGATGTGCAATCGCTTTCAGGAGTTATTTTTTATCCTCTATCTCTGGGTATGCTGTTGCACTGGTAATAGCACGTTGAATTTAAAAAACTTGTGATATCACCCTGGTTTATCCAAGCTTGGCGAGTAATCAAAACTGTTGACTTTTTTACTATTATACCGCTTTTCAGTTGAACCCAATACAGAGTTCTTGTGGGGCGGACTGAAAAGCCCGCCTAAAACGGGCGTCCTACCCGTTTCACAAGACCATTTTTAATGTATTGCAGCCAACTGAAAACCACTATCATTAGTTTACTAGTAAAAATATTATAATTCGGCTGACGGTGTCAGCCGAATTTGAGGGGCAATTTACACCACAAGTTTTCTTACAATAGCCCCCACTTTTAAAACATAGTCTAAACTGCTGCTGTATTATGTCGGAGATTTATTTTTGTTTTTCCATTCTTTATAAGCTGTTAGCCATTTCAATGACTGTTTAGAACCTAGCTGTTTTTGTACATCCTCTCCTGATTTATAAGGGCGTTTCGATACTATCTTCTGAGAGTATTTTTCCCCTATGCCATGAATCTCGGTAAGAGGAGACGTTGGGTTATTTAAAAAATCCAAAAAATCTGTAAAATCTTCCGAATCAATTACTATTTCATTTAGCTTAGATTGCAAATTAAATTGTTGAATTAACTTGCCAGCCTCATTTTTTTTATCAGCTATAAGGAGTACCCAGATTTGTTCTAAACCAATTTTTTTAGCAGATTCATATATTGGAAACCCTGTTAGCAGAAAGAATTTATCTTCTTCCTCGGACATGCAAACTATAGGAAGTGATAAATTATACTTTAATTGGCTTAAGCTTTTACTAACTTTTGATAAATCTTGTTTATTTGAATAATTATATAAACTAACTTTTGGAACTATTATTTGGCTTAAAAAAATCAGACCTGGTCCACTTTCAAGCTTGTTATACATTCTTAAATTCCCCTTTGGCTTTCATCTTGGTCTATTCTTTCAATAATTTTTTTTGTTAAATTAGATAGCTGATCCACAGCTTCTATTTCACTATTTATTCTCTTAGATTCAGGCTTTTTTTCTACGAAAACTCGCAAAGGAACCCTTTTTTCAGCAGCATCAGGAAAACTCTTTGTCCTTTTAATTTCTGGTAACAAATCTGTGCCTAGTTGTGCTCTCTTCAGTAATTGTTTAGCAAAATTGTTAATTTTGATTTTACTAGCAGATCCTTTATTTCTACCACGTACAGGTTCTGTCATCATAGGTACAATACCTAAAATTCTTGCTTGCTGTCCCTCCATTTCTTCATGAACTCCTCGCTTAATTTCCCTCACTACTGAACTAACACCATACACTGAGAAATATTCTAACTGGGTAGGTATAATTAAATAACGAGAAGCATATAACCCATTTAGTGTAACCGGAGTAATATTCGGTGAAGTATCTAAAATAATATAATCATACTCGTTGTCAAACTTTCTTAGAGCCTTTTTCAGAAGCATTGCAGTATTTCCCAATCTGCCAACACGTGAAGTTAATCTGTCTACTTCATCTGTAGTTCTATAACTACTAACAATTACATCTATTCTACCATTAGAATCAATTGCATTCAAATATTCATTAAATGGTGATGTTTTCCGTATGTAATCTTTATAATCAAAACTTGAAGAGTAGATATCAGAACTCAAAAAATGTATAATTTCTTTTTTAGACTTAAATCCTTCTAAAATTTTGTTGAAATCATCTAGTGTTTTAGCTTTATCAAGCTCGTCAGCTTGATTAACTCCTAGATATAAACTGCTATTACCCTGGTCATCTAAATCAATTACAAGAACTTTATTACCCAACCTTGCTATTTCATAGGCAAGATTGACAGATAGAGTAGTTTTACCAACTCCGCCTTTGGAAGTATGAATTGCAATAGTACGCATTTATTTCAGTAGAAATGAAATTAAGACTTTAAATTTATAGTAGGGTTCAGGTCATCAACCAAAACGGCCAAAGCTTTCATCCATAAACCTTTTTAGCGATTTAGGGAGGTTTCTTTAGTCTCAATAAGAAGCGTCAAAAGTTTATTGTTTCGTGCCTTATTGCGATTAAAGTTGTTTTAATACGGCTCCGTCAAATCTGAAAGTAGCTCTCTAACGGTATCTCAACACCTACATCCTTACAATTCATAACGATTACAAACTTGTCTCTAATTCATGATAGACCATTAACTCATGCCGATCAAGAGAACTTGGTACAAACTTTGTTTATTTCTTTAAAGAAGGTTGGATGAACGAGGTAATAAGAGGTGACTTCAAACTACTAAGTGGATTTAAGGCTATGAAGTCAGAGATTTTGGTGAGGAGCTTAAATCCTGTTTTTGCAAAGCAAAAGGGCTTCCCTTATAAACTTTTTTCTTTCCTTCTGCTTTCTGACTTCTACTTTGCAAAAAGGGATTTCAAAAAATTAATACTTTTTGTAAAAAATCCTTACCAAGACGTAATATTTGACCTTCCCAATCAAACACTTCTAGATCAATAAACTTGCTCAATCCTTCAAGTCTAATGCTAACAAGATAAGGTTGTACTGTTCTTGTTGTGACACCATTTATATATTGTTTCTCTCCTATGGGCTTTGCATTAATTTCACGTAGTATCCGAATCGGAACCAATGTTTTATTATCTGTGTTGTTAATGAAAGCTTTTCCAGTGATTGCTGCGTTAGAAGGCATCTCGTAAGATTTGATTTCAACCAAAGTACTATAATTATGCTTTAATGATAATATAAAAAGATTGTTATCTTTTGTCTTATCTCTAATAGGCTTAACAATATAGTCATGAATAAGTTGATAACGATTACTGTCTATCTCACGTATCATAATTAATAACCCTGAACCTGACAGAATCTCTAGTATAAAATCTATTTTTTCCTCAGGTTCATCAGATATAGATATCAAATCATTCCGACTTCTTAGAGGACGGATACCTCTTTCATCTGTTAATGCGTACAATATCCTCCAAGCAACATTTTCATTCTCTCGTCCACAGTCTTGAACTACATCTTCTAAAAATTTTTCTACCAGTTTTTCTTGAGGCATATCTCCAAGTTTTTGATAATCTTCTAACTGAGTAATTTTTTCATTTTCAAGTTGCATTCCCACCACTTGTAATTCAATAGGGAGTACTATTTCCTCTTTTACCGCCAAATCCTTCACCAATTGTTCAATTAGACTCAACTCTAAAGGAAAGGCCGAGCGTCTAGTCAAGCTTTGAACCACTGTTTTAGCATCTTCTCTTGAAAAATGACCCAAGTAATAGAGAATATTTTCATAATTTTTATCAATTCTTAAACTTGTGAGACGGCTTATTTTTAATAAGAAATGGATGTAATCCTCCCGCAAAGATAGGATGACCTTCAAATAGGGAATTTCCAAACACTGGCGCAAAAAATCAGAAAACCATTGTTTGTTTACTGGATTATTGTTATCGAAAAAAAACTCTTCAAATTGGTCAAAAATGAGTATGGTGAATAATTTTTTTTGTTCGTTTTCACGCAACTGTTCTATTATAATTGAAAGGTAGGCAGATAGAAAGTTGTTGTCCAGTGGTTTTGCTAAACACTCACCCAATCTATTAAGCCAATTCTTATAATCCTGTAATAAAATAGGCAACACGATGCGTCCTTCAAAGTAAGTTCTTTCGAGTGCTGGCACTAAGGCAGCTTGCACAATTGAACTTTTACCCACTCCGGATGGACCATAAATTACCGTTAATTTGCAATCGCGTCTCTTCATCCGTTCAATCAGTGCCTCTACGTCTTTCTGTCTTCCAGAAGCAACTACAATATCCTCTACGGGCATATCAGGACTTTCCCCTGCATAGGTTGCTATCGGATTGATAACCCTTTGTGGTGGTTGTAAACAACCTGCACCGATGAAAGCTCGCAACCCGTACTGATTCGCAATCTCCCGTTGTTCTTGCTTTAAATGAAAAGCTTCTAAATATTTACCTCTCTTAAATTGAATATTTCGCAACTCCCCCAGTATTTCAACATAAAGAATTGGATCGTACTGAGGCTGGCTTCTCTTTCTTGCCTTCTCCAAATTCTCGATCGCATCTTCGATTTCCCTCAACTGTTGCTGTGCTTGAGCTAAAATGAAGTAATTTAAACCTAAAACTTGAGATTCATCATCAGATATATTTGGAAAAATTGCAGGATATTCAAAAATTTTGAGAGATTCCAATGCTAGTTGCTTCGCCTCCTCCCAGTCTGAATTTTTTTTGAGAGCAACTGCTGCTAAAAAAGTATAATCTTGAGCAACCAACTTTAACTCGACCTTCTGTTGGTGTATGACTAGTGCTTTTTGAGCAAGGAGTTGCAATTGTTCCCACTCTTCTAATTGTCGCAGCACATCTCCCAACTTATTGATATATTTCATTGACCAGTTAGAAGATTTAATCTGTTCAAATATTTTCAAATATTGTTGACTATAAGTTTTAGTTTTTTCTTGATAATCTTTTCCCTTCAAGTAACAAACTAGGACAAGATGGAATAAAACTATTCCACTTTGTTCATATTGTTGATTGTTCTGCCAAAAATACAAACTTTGCTCATACTGCTTAATGGCATCATCTAAATGAAAATTTTTGTAACAGGCTAAACCATGTAGAAACGCTAATTTAGCTTGAATTTCTGGTTTTAATTCTTGACCGGATTCTAGCAAATCTTGTTGAGCCGCTTTAAGTTCAGCATTATCTAAGCTAAACTCTGGCTGCTCAGCGAAGGCTTGCTGAGCATTTTCATGTAGTAACCTTATCAATTCTCGTTCTGTTATTTTGAATTCAACTATTGGTCTAGCCCAATTTATAAAATCTGGTGCTTTTCGCCTTAGTTGACTCCACATCGTATCCCTTACCCACAAAACCACTGGGAAGGCAAAACGTTGAAATGAGTCTCTGACATTATTGGTAGCATAAAGCAAACTGTCAATATCTTCCACTACCTCAAAGCCCCAAATAATTAATGCATCTAGTTGCTGCCGATCAAATCGTTCAAGAATATTGGTATAAAGAGTCTTGGCAGATGGTTCAAGGGGGAACTCTTGAATAACTAGATTGTATTGCTCCTGTAAGAGTTGCAGGATCTGCAATCGCAAACAAGCATAGTTGCACCGCACTAGAATCAAGGAAAATTGCCCTTTTGAGTTTGCAATTGCTCGTTGCAAGGTTTTGAGAGATTGAGCATTATCGGCTGAAAGTTCTTGTAAGCGGTTTTGGTTACTCATATAAGCACCGACAATTTGATTGTTTAGTTCCTTTGGGGGCAGGTTGATGAAACCGCTTGTAAAAATGGCAATACATTTATTGAATTTTATCCTTGGCTAATGGGCTCGATTGACCAAAGTTTTGCTAGCCTACATTTAGAG
This genomic interval from Scytonema hofmannii PCC 7110 contains the following:
- a CDS encoding ParA family protein translates to MRTIAIHTSKGGVGKTTLSVNLAYEIARLGNKVLVIDLDDQGNSSLYLGVNQADELDKAKTLDDFNKILEGFKSKKEIIHFLSSDIYSSSFDYKDYIRKTSPFNEYLNAIDSNGRIDVIVSSYRTTDEVDRLTSRVGRLGNTAMLLKKALRKFDNEYDYIILDTSPNITPVTLNGLYASRYLIIPTQLEYFSVYGVSSVVREIKRGVHEEMEGQQARILGIVPMMTEPVRGRNKGSASKIKINNFAKQLLKRAQLGTDLLPEIKRTKSFPDAAEKRVPLRVFVEKKPESKRINSEIEAVDQLSNLTKKIIERIDQDESQRGI
- a CDS encoding ATP-binding protein, whose protein sequence is MSNQNRLQELSADNAQSLKTLQRAIANSKGQFSLILVRCNYACLRLQILQLLQEQYNLVIQEFPLEPSAKTLYTNILERFDRQQLDALIIWGFEVVEDIDSLLYATNNVRDSFQRFAFPVVLWVRDTMWSQLRRKAPDFINWARPIVEFKITERELIRLLHENAQQAFAEQPEFSLDNAELKAAQQDLLESGQELKPEIQAKLAFLHGLACYKNFHLDDAIKQYEQSLYFWQNNQQYEQSGIVLFHLVLVCYLKGKDYQEKTKTYSQQYLKIFEQIKSSNWSMKYINKLGDVLRQLEEWEQLQLLAQKALVIHQQKVELKLVAQDYTFLAAVALKKNSDWEEAKQLALESLKIFEYPAIFPNISDDESQVLGLNYFILAQAQQQLREIEDAIENLEKARKRSQPQYDPILYVEILGELRNIQFKRGKYLEAFHLKQEQREIANQYGLRAFIGAGCLQPPQRVINPIATYAGESPDMPVEDIVVASGRQKDVEALIERMKRRDCKLTVIYGPSGVGKSSIVQAALVPALERTYFEGRIVLPILLQDYKNWLNRLGECLAKPLDNNFLSAYLSIIIEQLRENEQKKLFTILIFDQFEEFFFDNNNPVNKQWFSDFLRQCLEIPYLKVILSLREDYIHFLLKISRLTSLRIDKNYENILYYLGHFSREDAKTVVQSLTRRSAFPLELSLIEQLVKDLAVKEEIVLPIELQVVGMQLENEKITQLEDYQKLGDMPQEKLVEKFLEDVVQDCGRENENVAWRILYALTDERGIRPLRSRNDLISISDEPEEKIDFILEILSGSGLLIMIREIDSNRYQLIHDYIVKPIRDKTKDNNLFILSLKHNYSTLVEIKSYEMPSNAAITGKAFINNTDNKTLVPIRILREINAKPIGEKQYINGVTTRTVQPYLVSIRLEGLSKFIDLEVFDWEGQILRLGKDFLQKVLIF